In endosymbiont of unidentified scaly snail isolate Monju, the following are encoded in one genomic region:
- a CDS encoding mannose-1-phosphate guanylyltransferase/mannose-6-phosphate isomerase has translation MSSVLLPVILSGGAGTRLWPLSRRAFPKQFHNLVDDLTLLQTTALRCDGLSGHEVAAPLVVCNEMHRFLVADQLLACGRPASGILLEPVGRNTAPALTLAALHATREIGDPVLLVMPADHVIRDEQAFTRALETGVHQAADERVVTFGIVPQTAHTGYGYIRQGEALDDGVHQLDAFVEKPDQETAERYLRDGGYLWNSGIFMVRATRWLELIESFAPEIHQTVTAAHAGGRQDLDFVRVDAEAFAACPSDSIDYAVMEPLSRQGGDCVVVPLDAGWSDIGAWEALWEVSHQDEQGNAIHGDVMTLDAQNNLLFSQHRMLAAVGIKDLVVVETPDAVLVADKSHAQEVKQIAERLQAEGRRPKAEGRSEHEFHRCVHRPWGTFEGIDQGHRFQVKRLTVKPGASLSLQMHHHRAEHWIVVRGTARVTRGDETFLLTENQSTYIPIGTRHRLENPGQVPLEIIEVQSGSYLGEDDIVRFEDVYNRRDET, from the coding sequence ATGTCATCCGTGCTGTTGCCCGTGATCCTCTCCGGAGGCGCGGGAACCCGCCTGTGGCCACTGTCCCGCCGGGCCTTTCCCAAGCAGTTCCACAACCTGGTGGACGACCTCACCCTGTTGCAGACCACCGCCCTGCGCTGCGACGGACTGTCCGGCCACGAGGTGGCCGCACCGCTGGTAGTGTGCAACGAGATGCACCGTTTCCTGGTCGCCGACCAGCTGCTCGCCTGTGGCCGGCCGGCCAGCGGCATCCTGCTCGAGCCGGTGGGCCGCAACACGGCCCCGGCACTGACCCTCGCAGCCCTGCACGCCACGCGCGAGATCGGCGATCCCGTCCTGCTGGTGATGCCGGCCGATCACGTGATCCGGGACGAGCAGGCCTTTACCCGGGCACTCGAGACCGGCGTGCATCAGGCCGCCGACGAGAGGGTGGTCACCTTCGGCATCGTGCCCCAGACAGCGCACACGGGTTATGGCTATATCCGCCAGGGTGAGGCACTCGATGACGGAGTGCACCAGCTCGATGCCTTCGTCGAAAAACCCGACCAGGAGACGGCCGAGCGCTACCTGCGCGACGGTGGCTACCTGTGGAACAGCGGCATCTTCATGGTGCGCGCCACACGCTGGCTGGAACTGATCGAGTCCTTCGCTCCCGAGATCCACCAGACCGTAACGGCGGCCCATGCCGGCGGACGGCAGGATCTCGACTTTGTCCGCGTGGACGCCGAGGCCTTCGCCGCCTGCCCGTCCGATTCCATCGACTATGCGGTGATGGAGCCGCTGTCACGCCAGGGCGGGGACTGCGTGGTGGTGCCGCTGGATGCCGGCTGGTCGGACATCGGGGCCTGGGAGGCGCTGTGGGAAGTCTCGCACCAGGACGAACAGGGCAACGCGATACATGGCGATGTCATGACCCTGGACGCGCAGAACAACCTGCTGTTCTCGCAGCACCGCATGCTGGCCGCGGTGGGCATCAAGGATCTGGTGGTGGTCGAAACCCCCGACGCGGTGCTGGTCGCCGACAAGTCGCACGCCCAGGAAGTCAAGCAGATCGCCGAGCGCCTGCAGGCCGAAGGCCGAAGGCCGAAGGCCGAAGGCCGTAGCGAACACGAGTTCCACCGCTGCGTGCACCGTCCCTGGGGTACCTTCGAGGGCATCGACCAGGGACACCGATTCCAGGTCAAGCGCCTGACCGTCAAGCCCGGCGCCTCGCTGTCGTTACAGATGCATCACCACCGTGCCGAGCACTGGATCGTGGTGCGCGGCACCGCGCGGGTGACCCGTGGCGACGAGACCTTCCTGCTCACCGAGAACCAGTCGACCTATATCCCCATCGGCACCCGACACCGGCTGGAGAACCCCGGCCAGGTGCCCCTGGAGATCATCGAGGTGCAGTCGGGTAGCTACCTGGGCGAGGACGACATCGTGCGCTTCGAGGACGTCTACAACCGCCGGGACGAGACCTGA
- a CDS encoding paraquat-inducible protein A has translation MGFRDSHAAHHPVQGLLVNLLLVAALVLLLIGLRTPLLTVEQFYFFRNTVSLWSGLQQLRAEGEWGLFVLIGAFSVVFPVVKILLLALVWNFGREGCRAHARHLHWLAEYGRWSMLDVFVVALIVVTVKLGVLAQARVEPGIYWFSASVVLTMLLAHWIGHHANGAASR, from the coding sequence ATGGGATTTCGTGACAGTCATGCCGCGCACCATCCGGTGCAGGGATTGCTGGTGAACCTGTTGCTGGTCGCGGCGCTGGTGCTGTTGCTGATCGGCCTGCGCACACCGCTGCTGACCGTCGAGCAGTTCTACTTCTTTCGCAACACGGTCAGCCTGTGGTCGGGCCTGCAACAGCTGCGCGCCGAGGGCGAATGGGGCCTGTTCGTGCTCATCGGGGCGTTCAGCGTGGTGTTTCCCGTGGTCAAGATCCTGCTGCTGGCGCTGGTCTGGAACTTCGGGCGCGAAGGCTGCCGGGCGCACGCCCGCCACCTGCACTGGCTGGCCGAGTACGGGCGCTGGTCCATGCTGGACGTGTTCGTGGTGGCGCTGATCGTGGTCACCGTCAAGCTCGGCGTGCTGGCGCAGGCACGGGTGGAGCCGGGGATCTACTGGTTCTCGGCCAGCGTGGTGCTCACCATGCTGCTGGCGCACTGGATCGGACATCATGCCAACGGCGCTGCCAGCCGGTAG
- the tilS gene encoding tRNA lysidine(34) synthetase TilS → MGFDPEALLYRLSPLPAPTGWLIAFSGGLDSSVLLHAAAALRERLAGPLRAVHVHHGLQPEADQWAAHCRTVCARLEVPLEVLHLHLEIPAGESPEAAARAARYRAIAGVLRPGEMLLLAQHRDDQAETLLLQLLRGAGVAGLTGMPRCRRWASGWQARPLLDFSRAALRQWAETRGLDWIEDPSNADLRFDRNFLRHRVLPLLRERWPGADKALARSAALLGETRDLLDDCVAGALAGCRAGSGLSVAALRELAVPMRAEVVRAWLRDGGWPLPDQGRLQTIDRQLIESEAGTAPQVAWADVSLRRYRGCLYAVPNPLPAPPTGERVWPAPTPLDLGPGRGRLLALPAARGIPVHCWEAGRVRVRWGESGWRCRPPGRRGHRSARKLYQELGVPAWVRPHVPLIFVDERLVAVGGFSLCELPLARPGEICYRPAWREAVVWPPTGEEDDGIS, encoded by the coding sequence GTGGGCTTCGATCCCGAAGCGCTACTGTATCGCCTGTCGCCCCTGCCTGCTCCCACCGGCTGGCTGATCGCCTTCAGTGGCGGTCTCGATTCCAGCGTGTTACTGCATGCCGCGGCCGCATTGCGCGAGCGCCTGGCGGGGCCGCTGCGTGCCGTGCATGTGCATCATGGCCTGCAGCCGGAGGCCGATCAGTGGGCGGCGCACTGCCGCACGGTGTGCGCACGCCTCGAGGTGCCGCTGGAGGTGCTGCATCTGCACCTCGAGATCCCCGCGGGCGAGAGTCCGGAAGCGGCTGCACGCGCGGCCCGTTACCGCGCCATCGCCGGGGTGCTGCGCCCTGGCGAGATGCTGCTGCTGGCCCAGCATCGCGACGATCAGGCCGAGACCCTGCTGCTGCAACTGCTGCGCGGTGCCGGAGTGGCCGGGCTGACCGGCATGCCGCGCTGCCGGCGCTGGGCGAGCGGCTGGCAGGCGCGCCCCCTGCTCGATTTTTCGCGCGCGGCGTTGCGCCAATGGGCAGAAACGCGGGGGCTGGATTGGATCGAGGATCCGAGCAATGCCGATCTACGCTTCGACCGCAATTTCCTGCGCCACCGGGTATTGCCGCTGTTGCGCGAACGCTGGCCCGGTGCGGACAAGGCGCTGGCGCGCAGCGCGGCCCTGCTGGGCGAGACCCGAGACCTGCTCGACGACTGCGTCGCCGGGGCCCTGGCCGGGTGTCGCGCCGGGAGTGGGCTCTCTGTCGCCGCGCTGCGTGAACTCGCCGTACCGATGCGCGCGGAGGTGGTGCGCGCCTGGCTGCGCGATGGCGGCTGGCCGTTGCCCGACCAGGGGCGCCTGCAGACGATCGACCGCCAGCTGATCGAGAGCGAGGCCGGCACGGCGCCGCAGGTGGCCTGGGCCGACGTGAGCCTGCGCCGTTATCGCGGGTGCCTGTATGCCGTGCCGAATCCCTTGCCGGCGCCGCCGACCGGCGAGCGGGTCTGGCCGGCGCCGACACCACTCGACCTGGGGCCGGGACGGGGACGGCTGCTGGCCTTGCCGGCGGCGCGGGGAATTCCTGTGCATTGCTGGGAGGCGGGTCGGGTACGGGTGCGCTGGGGCGAGTCCGGCTGGCGCTGCCGCCCCCCGGGCCGCCGAGGTCATCGGAGCGCGCGCAAGTTGTACCAGGAACTCGGTGTGCCCGCCTGGGTGCGACCCCATGTGCCGCTGATCTTCGTCGATGAGCGACTGGTGGCGGTCGGGGGCTTCTCCTTGTGCGAGCTGCCGCTGGCACGGCCGGGCGAGATCTGTTATCGCCCGGCGTGGCGGGAGGCGGTGGTCTGGCCGCCAACCGGGGAGGAAGACGATGGGATTTCGTGA
- a CDS encoding acetyl-CoA carboxylase carboxyltransferase subunit alpha, with protein sequence MNLDFLDFEQPIAELQAKIEELRLVGTDNEINIQEEIEKLEGKSRSLTESIFAKLTPWQISQLARHPLRPYTLDYIERIVDDFEELHGDRAFADDYAIVGGLGRIDGRAVMIIGHQKGRDTTEKIYRNFGMPRPEGYRKALRLMKLAERFRIPVVTFIDTPGAYPGIGAEERGQSEAVARNLWEMSALRTPIVATVIGEGGSGGALAISVADKLMMLEYATYSVISPEGCASILWKDAEKAPLAAEAMAITSKHLKSHGLIDEIVPEPLGGAHRDPEQMARSLRNVLVQTLDNLAAEPLDRLLEHRYERLMSYGMVANG encoded by the coding sequence ATGAACCTCGATTTTCTCGACTTCGAACAGCCGATCGCCGAACTGCAGGCCAAGATCGAAGAACTGCGGCTGGTTGGCACCGACAACGAGATCAACATCCAGGAAGAGATCGAAAAGCTCGAGGGCAAGTCGCGCTCGCTGACCGAATCCATCTTCGCCAAGCTCACCCCCTGGCAGATTTCGCAACTGGCACGCCACCCGCTGCGGCCGTACACCCTGGACTACATCGAGCGCATCGTCGACGACTTCGAGGAGCTGCACGGTGACCGCGCCTTTGCCGACGACTACGCCATCGTCGGTGGCCTGGGGCGTATCGATGGCCGCGCGGTGATGATCATCGGCCACCAGAAGGGACGCGACACCACCGAGAAGATCTACCGCAATTTCGGCATGCCGCGCCCCGAGGGCTACCGCAAGGCATTGCGGCTGATGAAGCTGGCCGAGCGTTTCCGCATCCCGGTCGTCACCTTCATCGACACGCCCGGCGCCTATCCCGGCATCGGTGCCGAGGAACGCGGCCAGTCCGAGGCCGTCGCCCGCAACCTGTGGGAGATGTCAGCACTGCGCACGCCCATCGTCGCCACCGTGATCGGCGAGGGCGGTTCGGGCGGCGCCCTGGCCATCAGTGTGGCCGACAAGCTGATGATGCTGGAGTACGCCACCTACTCGGTGATCTCGCCCGAGGGCTGCGCCTCCATCCTGTGGAAGGACGCCGAGAAGGCGCCGCTGGCCGCCGAGGCCATGGCCATCACCTCCAAGCACCTCAAGAGCCACGGCCTGATCGACGAGATCGTCCCCGAGCCGCTGGGTGGCGCGCACCGTGATCCCGAGCAGATGGCACGCAGCCTGCGCAATGTCCTGGTGCAGACGCTCGACAACCTGGCCGCCGAGCCCCTGGACCGCCTGCTCGAACACCGCTACGAGCGCCTGATGTCCTACGGCATGGTCGCCAACGGCTGA
- the lysS gene encoding lysine--tRNA ligase, which translates to MSDQNSQDENRLIAQRREKLKALRERGQAFPNHFRRDALAAELQARYGDKSKEELEQLGQRARVAGRIMTKRGPFMVVQDMSGRIQFYVDKKKLPAELLEQIKLWDIGDIVGGEGVIHKSGKGDLYIYLDEAVLLTKALRPLPEKWHGLADQEQRYRQRYVDLIVNEESQRTFVLRSRIIHYIREYFNAAGFLEVETPMMQVIPGGATARPFVTHHNALDMALYLRIAPELYLKRLVVGGFEKVYEINRNFRNEGLSTRHNPEFTMIEFYEAYVDYHHLMDRTEELLRGIARDVIGSEQIEYQGQTYDFGKPFARMTVKESILHFNPDISEADLDDLERARAVAERLGIPLKDSYGLGKVQIEIFEKTVEHRLEDPTFITAYPTEVSPLARRNDEDPFVTDRFEFFVGGREIANGFSELNDPEDQAERFRRQVEEKEAGDEEAMHFDADYIRALEHGLPPTAGEGIGIDRLVMLFTDSPSIRDVLLFPHMRPES; encoded by the coding sequence ATGTCTGATCAGAACTCACAAGACGAAAACCGACTCATCGCGCAGCGGCGCGAAAAGCTCAAGGCCCTGCGCGAGCGTGGTCAGGCCTTCCCCAACCACTTCCGGCGCGACGCCCTGGCCGCCGAGCTGCAGGCGCGCTACGGGGACAAGAGCAAGGAAGAACTGGAACAGCTCGGCCAGCGCGCGCGCGTGGCCGGACGCATCATGACCAAACGCGGTCCCTTCATGGTGGTGCAGGACATGTCCGGCCGCATCCAGTTCTACGTGGACAAGAAGAAGCTGCCCGCCGAGCTGCTCGAGCAGATCAAGCTGTGGGACATCGGCGACATCGTCGGCGGCGAGGGCGTGATCCACAAGTCGGGCAAGGGCGACCTGTACATCTACCTCGACGAGGCGGTGCTGCTCACCAAGGCGCTGCGTCCCTTGCCCGAGAAGTGGCACGGCCTGGCCGACCAGGAACAGCGTTATCGCCAGCGCTACGTGGACCTGATCGTCAACGAGGAGAGTCAGCGCACCTTCGTGCTGCGCTCGCGCATCATTCACTACATCCGCGAATACTTCAATGCGGCGGGCTTCCTCGAGGTGGAGACGCCGATGATGCAGGTGATCCCGGGCGGCGCTACCGCGCGGCCCTTCGTCACCCATCACAACGCGCTGGACATGGCGCTCTACCTGCGCATTGCGCCCGAGCTGTATCTCAAGCGTCTGGTGGTCGGTGGCTTCGAGAAGGTCTACGAGATCAACCGCAACTTCCGTAACGAGGGGCTGTCCACGCGGCACAATCCCGAGTTCACCATGATCGAGTTCTACGAGGCCTACGTCGATTACCATCACCTGATGGACCGCACCGAGGAGCTGCTGCGCGGTATCGCGCGCGATGTGATCGGCTCGGAGCAGATCGAATACCAGGGCCAGACCTACGATTTCGGCAAGCCCTTCGCGCGCATGACGGTGAAGGAGTCCATCCTCCACTTCAACCCGGATATCAGCGAGGCCGATCTCGACGACCTGGAGCGTGCGCGTGCCGTGGCCGAGCGCCTGGGCATCCCGCTCAAGGACAGCTATGGCCTGGGCAAGGTGCAGATCGAGATCTTCGAGAAGACCGTCGAGCACCGCCTCGAGGACCCGACCTTCATCACCGCCTATCCCACCGAGGTCTCGCCGCTGGCGCGGCGCAACGACGAGGACCCCTTCGTCACCGACCGCTTCGAGTTCTTCGTCGGCGGGCGCGAGATCGCCAACGGTTTCTCCGAGCTCAACGACCCCGAGGACCAGGCCGAGCGTTTCCGTCGCCAGGTCGAGGAGAAGGAGGCCGGCGACGAGGAGGCCATGCATTTCGACGCCGATTACATCCGCGCGCTCGAGCACGGACTGCCGCCGACCGCCGGCGAGGGCATCGGCATCGATCGCCTGGTGATGCTGTTCACCGATTCGCCCTCGATCCGCGACGTGCTGCTGTTCCCGCACATGCGGCCGGAGAGCTGA
- the prfB gene encoding peptide chain release factor 2 (programmed frameshift) — protein sequence MQDIDINAISNRIADLRGRVDALRGYLDYETKKERLEEVLGELEAPDVWNDPERAQALGKERALLENVVGGIDELTAGLNDAADLLEMAVEENDEDTINAVAEDVDGYEKRVAELEFQRMFSGDMDAANAFLDIQAGSGGTEAQDWAEMLLRMYLRWGEAHGFKTELMEVSPGEVAGIKSATVRFEGPYAYGWLRTETGVHRLVRKSPFDSGNRRHTSFAAVFVSPEIDDSIDIEINPADLRIDVYRASGAGGQHVNRTESAVRITHNPTGIVVQCQNDRSQHKNKDQAMKQLKAKLYELEMQKRREQAQAIEETKSDIGWGSQIRSYVLDQSRIKDLRTGVETGNTQAVLDGGLDPFIEASLKSGL from the exons ATGCAGGACATCGATATCAATGCCATCTCCAACCGGATTGCCGACCTTCGAGGGCGTGTGGACGCCCTGAGGGGGTATCTT GACTACGAGACGAAGAAGGAGCGTCTCGAAGAAGTCCTCGGCGAGCTCGAGGCCCCCGATGTCTGGAACGACCCCGAGCGCGCTCAGGCGCTGGGCAAGGAGCGTGCCCTGCTCGAGAATGTGGTCGGTGGCATCGACGAGCTCACTGCCGGTCTGAACGACGCCGCCGACCTGCTGGAGATGGCGGTCGAGGAGAACGACGAGGACACCATCAATGCGGTGGCCGAGGATGTGGACGGCTACGAGAAGCGGGTGGCCGAGCTGGAGTTCCAGCGCATGTTCTCCGGCGATATGGATGCGGCCAATGCCTTCCTCGACATCCAGGCTGGTTCCGGCGGTACCGAGGCGCAGGACTGGGCCGAGATGCTGCTGCGCATGTACCTGCGCTGGGGTGAGGCACATGGCTTCAAGACCGAGCTGATGGAGGTCTCGCCCGGCGAGGTGGCGGGCATCAAGTCGGCCACGGTGCGTTTCGAGGGACCCTATGCCTATGGCTGGCTGCGCACCGAGACCGGGGTGCACCGGCTGGTGCGCAAGTCGCCCTTCGACTCGGGCAACCGTCGGCACACCTCCTTCGCGGCGGTGTTCGTCTCGCCCGAGATCGACGATTCCATCGACATCGAGATCAACCCGGCGGACCTGCGCATCGACGTCTACCGGGCCTCGGGAGCGGGCGGCCAGCACGTCAACCGGACCGAGTCGGCGGTGCGCATCACGCACAATCCGACCGGCATCGTGGTGCAGTGCCAGAACGACCGTTCGCAGCACAAGAACAAGGACCAGGCCATGAAGCAGCTCAAGGCCAAGCTCTACGAGCTGGAGATGCAGAAGCGCCGCGAGCAGGCCCAGGCCATCGAGGAGACCAAGTCCGACATCGGCTGGGGCAGCCAGATCCGTTCCTATGTGCTCGACCAGTCGCGCATCAAGGACCTGCGCACCGGGGTCGAGACCGGCAACACCCAGGCCGTGCTTGACGGTGGCCTGGACCCGTTCATCGAGGCCAGCCTGAAGAGCGGGTTGTAA
- a CDS encoding DUF2238 domain-containing protein, whose product MFTDRLPQLLALALTALIVWSGIAPAARDVWIAEIVPILLVFGGLIWLYPRFRFSNTAYLLMAVWLFSHTVGAHYTFAHVPFDWFNELIGSQRNQFDRIGHFSVGFYAFAMTEWLLRTRQCRPLLAGLFGLLLIMAIAAAYEIVEWLFAVYYGGDAGIEFLGSQGDPWDAQKDMLADTLGALTALALYAWLRPDRRLTD is encoded by the coding sequence ATGTTCACCGACCGTCTGCCCCAGCTGCTTGCCCTGGCACTGACTGCACTGATCGTCTGGTCGGGCATCGCACCGGCGGCGCGCGACGTGTGGATCGCCGAGATCGTGCCCATCCTGCTGGTGTTCGGCGGGCTGATCTGGCTCTACCCGCGCTTCCGCTTCAGCAATACCGCCTACCTGCTGATGGCGGTGTGGCTGTTCTCGCATACCGTGGGCGCACACTACACCTTCGCGCACGTCCCCTTCGACTGGTTCAACGAGCTGATCGGCTCGCAGCGCAACCAGTTCGACCGCATCGGCCACTTCTCGGTCGGCTTCTACGCCTTCGCCATGACCGAATGGCTGCTGCGTACCCGCCAGTGCCGGCCACTGCTCGCCGGCCTGTTCGGCCTGCTGCTGATCATGGCCATCGCCGCCGCCTACGAGATCGTCGAATGGCTGTTTGCGGTCTACTACGGTGGCGATGCAGGCATCGAGTTCCTCGGCTCTCAGGGCGATCCCTGGGACGCCCAGAAGGACATGCTGGCCGATACCCTGGGGGCACTGACCGCACTGGCGCTCTACGCCTGGCTGCGCCCCGACCGCCGACTGACCGACTGA
- a CDS encoding PD-(D/E)XK nuclease family protein — protein sequence MDDLPELDAGTLLLTVNNRLARALRQAHDARQRAAGLTVRDSPHIFSWNAWLRGLYDELVDRGLCDRALLDPHQESLLWEDIIRHAQREDPLLDVAAAARSARQAWQLLHDWRLPLSVLADRHDEEAAQLHAWGRRLREILQRNRWLSAAELPGEAEQALAHEAAPPLPRRLLLAGFDQFTPMQLALHERLRERGCQVETWRPRPLDAMIRRLPCRDAEAECQAAACWARTRLEQDPNARLAIISPALSVHRDRLARWLGRLLDPAGQLPGHTPHPRFDISLGRPLADWPVVAHLLLALRLCRRGELPLHEIGQLLCSPFLGGMPEEADARAALDRVLRESGRPRLDRHRLLGEARRRAPGDPAACPRLIERLEAVQAVLGELPPQDSPNAWAGHLLRLIEAWGWPGPPQLLDSAEYQQAQRLRQAVSEFSHLARVRTHMNLEQALERFARLCRDTDYQPQGRTGGVQVLGVLEAADLRFDGLWLLGLDDATWPPAPAPNPLLPADLQRAHDMPHSSAARELRFARELTGRLLGGAPEIWISHAETEDDKRLTPSPLIAAIDAQEPDFALTDPLYEAARHGHSVPLPPPGHLPPAAPPRGGTALLDDQSACPFRALARHRLGAEALPEPSFAPPPWLSGQMLHRLLERIWGKLGDSQALAEQPAEVLRNRLRALAEETVTELGRDRPDLFEGPLKTLEVERLTERALEWLDHERRRPAPFRVVSREVRETLELAGLPLRVRADRIDALDDGRRIVIDYKTGRGTRLPDWEAERLPEPQVPLYAVHHPPLAGAVLAHIHPDGEQTRFLGLCAEADLLPGASGRAKNVHVPDDWEQTLQDWRERLEGLAREVLEGRAEIAPRDADACRHCDLGGFCRIGHPGGEASE from the coding sequence ATGGACGACCTGCCCGAGCTCGATGCCGGCACCCTGCTGCTGACCGTCAACAACCGCCTGGCACGCGCCCTGCGCCAGGCCCACGACGCCCGCCAGCGCGCCGCCGGCCTGACCGTCAGGGACAGCCCGCACATCTTCTCCTGGAACGCCTGGCTGCGCGGCCTGTACGACGAACTGGTCGATCGCGGCCTGTGTGACCGCGCCCTGCTCGACCCCCACCAGGAGAGCCTGCTGTGGGAAGACATCATCCGCCACGCCCAGCGCGAGGATCCGCTGCTCGACGTAGCCGCGGCGGCACGCAGCGCCCGTCAGGCCTGGCAACTGCTGCACGACTGGCGACTCCCCCTGTCGGTGCTGGCCGACCGTCACGACGAGGAGGCCGCGCAGCTGCACGCCTGGGGCCGGCGCCTGCGCGAGATCCTGCAACGCAACCGCTGGCTGAGCGCCGCCGAGCTGCCCGGTGAAGCAGAGCAAGCGCTGGCCCACGAGGCAGCCCCGCCACTGCCCCGGCGCCTGCTGCTGGCCGGTTTTGACCAGTTCACGCCCATGCAGCTGGCGCTGCACGAACGACTGCGCGAGCGCGGCTGCCAAGTCGAGACCTGGCGCCCCCGTCCACTCGACGCGATGATCCGACGCCTGCCGTGCCGCGATGCCGAGGCCGAATGCCAGGCCGCCGCCTGCTGGGCGCGCACCCGGCTCGAGCAGGACCCGAACGCCCGGCTGGCGATCATCAGCCCGGCCCTGTCGGTCCACCGCGACCGCCTGGCGCGCTGGCTGGGCCGCCTGCTCGACCCCGCAGGCCAGCTCCCGGGCCACACGCCCCACCCGCGCTTCGACATCTCGCTGGGCCGGCCACTGGCCGACTGGCCGGTGGTCGCCCACCTGCTGCTGGCGCTGCGGCTGTGTCGCCGCGGCGAGCTGCCGCTGCACGAGATCGGCCAGCTGCTGTGCTCGCCCTTCCTCGGCGGCATGCCCGAAGAGGCCGATGCCCGCGCGGCACTCGACCGCGTGCTGCGCGAATCGGGCCGCCCACGGCTCGACCGTCACCGGCTATTGGGCGAGGCCCGCCGCCGCGCGCCGGGCGACCCGGCCGCCTGTCCCCGGCTGATCGAACGCCTCGAGGCTGTTCAGGCCGTGCTCGGCGAACTGCCCCCGCAAGACTCGCCCAACGCCTGGGCCGGCCACCTGCTGCGCCTGATCGAGGCCTGGGGCTGGCCAGGGCCTCCCCAATTGCTGGACAGCGCCGAGTACCAGCAGGCGCAGCGCCTGCGCCAGGCGGTCAGCGAGTTTTCACACCTCGCCCGGGTGCGCACGCACATGAACCTGGAACAGGCGCTGGAGCGCTTCGCCCGCCTGTGCCGCGACACCGATTACCAGCCACAGGGCCGCACGGGCGGCGTGCAGGTACTCGGCGTGCTGGAGGCCGCCGACCTGCGCTTCGACGGCCTCTGGCTGCTCGGCCTGGACGACGCCACCTGGCCGCCGGCCCCCGCACCCAATCCCCTGTTGCCTGCCGATCTGCAACGCGCCCACGACATGCCGCACAGCTCGGCTGCGCGTGAACTGCGCTTCGCCCGCGAGCTCACCGGACGCCTGCTCGGCGGTGCGCCCGAGATCTGGATCAGCCATGCCGAGACCGAAGACGACAAGCGCCTCACGCCCAGCCCGCTGATCGCCGCCATCGACGCGCAAGAACCCGACTTCGCCCTCACCGATCCCCTGTACGAGGCGGCCAGGCACGGCCACAGCGTCCCCCTGCCGCCCCCCGGCCACCTGCCACCGGCGGCGCCACCGCGCGGCGGCACCGCCCTGCTCGACGACCAGAGCGCCTGCCCCTTCCGCGCCCTGGCGCGGCACCGGCTGGGCGCCGAGGCGCTGCCCGAACCCAGCTTCGCGCCGCCTCCCTGGCTGAGCGGCCAGATGCTGCACCGGCTGCTCGAGCGTATCTGGGGCAAGCTGGGCGACTCGCAGGCCCTGGCCGAACAGCCCGCCGAGGTGCTGCGCAACCGCCTGCGCGCCCTGGCCGAGGAGACCGTGACCGAGCTGGGTCGCGACCGGCCCGACCTGTTCGAGGGGCCACTGAAGACACTCGAGGTCGAACGCCTCACCGAACGAGCCCTGGAATGGCTGGATCACGAGCGCCGCCGTCCCGCCCCCTTCCGCGTGGTCTCGCGCGAGGTCCGCGAGACCCTCGAGCTGGCCGGACTGCCGCTGCGCGTGCGCGCCGACCGCATCGACGCGCTCGACGACGGCCGGCGCATCGTCATCGACTACAAGACCGGACGCGGCACCCGCCTCCCCGACTGGGAGGCCGAGCGCCTGCCCGAGCCCCAGGTGCCACTGTATGCCGTGCACCATCCTCCGCTCGCCGGCGCGGTACTGGCGCACATCCACCCGGATGGCGAGCAGACGCGCTTCCTCGGGCTTTGCGCGGAAGCGGACCTGCTGCCAGGGGCCAGCGGCAGAGCGAAAAACGTCCACGTCCCCGACGACTGGGAGCAGACCCTGCAAGACTGGCGCGAGCGCCTCGAGGGACTGGCCCGCGAGGTACTCGAAGGCCGCGCCGAGATCGCCCCGCGCGATGCCGATGCCTGCCGGCACTGCGACCTGGGCGGCTTCTGCCGCATCGGCCACCCGGGCGGGGAGGCATCGGAATGA